In the genome of candidate division KSB1 bacterium, one region contains:
- a CDS encoding PLP-dependent aspartate aminotransferase family protein: MGYQTDAVHAGQQPDESTGAVITPIFQTATYAQEAPAVHKGYEYGRTGNPTRLALEKNLAALERGKFAYAFSSGMAATSTVSQLLKTGDHVVCTANVYGGTARYFRQVMAHFGLQFDLVDTSKISHLERAWRKETKMLFVETPTNPLLIISDLHALAAFCRDRQALLVVDNTFMSPYFQRPLELGADIVLHSTTKFINGHSDVVGGIVITNRPEIAERLSFLQNAVGAVPSPFDCWLILRATKTLPLRMRQINTNAMAIAQFLSRDRRVQKVYYPGLKDHPQHELAARQQLDPYGQPGFGGMISFDLPDFETAKRFLTGIKLFTLAESLGGVESLICHPASMTHSSVPAEERRRIGLSDGLLRLAVGIEDVDDLIADLQQGLAKL; the protein is encoded by the coding sequence AGACGCGGTTCATGCCGGACAGCAGCCGGACGAATCCACCGGCGCGGTAATCACGCCGATTTTTCAGACGGCGACGTATGCGCAAGAGGCGCCGGCGGTGCACAAAGGTTATGAATACGGCCGCACCGGCAATCCGACGCGGCTGGCTTTGGAGAAAAATCTCGCGGCGCTCGAGCGCGGCAAATTTGCATACGCCTTCAGCTCTGGCATGGCCGCGACCTCGACGGTCTCGCAGCTTTTGAAAACCGGCGATCACGTGGTTTGCACCGCGAATGTTTACGGCGGCACAGCGCGTTATTTCCGCCAAGTGATGGCGCATTTTGGTTTGCAATTCGATCTTGTTGACACCTCGAAGATTTCCCACCTCGAGCGCGCCTGGCGAAAAGAAACGAAAATGCTTTTTGTTGAAACGCCGACAAATCCGCTGCTCATCATTTCCGATCTTCACGCCCTGGCCGCGTTTTGCCGCGATCGGCAGGCGCTGCTCGTTGTCGACAACACGTTCATGAGTCCCTATTTTCAAAGGCCGCTGGAGCTTGGCGCCGACATCGTGCTGCACAGCACCACGAAGTTCATCAACGGCCACAGCGATGTTGTCGGCGGTATCGTCATCACCAATCGCCCGGAGATTGCCGAACGGCTGTCGTTTTTGCAGAACGCGGTCGGTGCGGTGCCGAGTCCGTTCGATTGTTGGCTCATTTTGCGCGCGACCAAAACGTTGCCGCTGCGCATGCGCCAGATCAACACCAACGCGATGGCCATCGCCCAATTTCTCAGCCGCGACCGGCGCGTGCAAAAAGTTTATTATCCCGGTTTGAAGGATCACCCGCAACACGAGCTGGCAGCGCGGCAGCAGCTCGATCCCTATGGCCAGCCCGGCTTCGGCGGCATGATTTCGTTCGATCTGCCGGATTTTGAAACCGCGAAAAGATTTTTAACCGGCATCAAGCTTTTCACCCTGGCCGAAAGCCTGGGCGGCGTCGAAAGCTTGATCTGCCACCCGGCTTCGATGACGCACTCCTCAGTCCCGGCGGAAGAACGCCGCCGCA